One Thermococcus kodakarensis KOD1 genomic window carries:
- a CDS encoding class I SAM-dependent methyltransferase gives MSLEELYRYLNWRMNPADERARERFERIREFFESVSDKLPKGGRVLDICAGTGVAGVALAKATGAKLLTVLDARKDDLELAKEWLKIADINPELNLVQGDAREVAKLVGEHDVAVLWGYTMPHFDPFDAVRLFANVASILSGEGVFIIEDMDRVYWILYRAGYKKFLIEGRRENYTIASMHEGYDFVRGTFKRGYYILPGFKKISDVDFHYWDLATQLAIGSVFFKEAELITQEEHEKKVGDILLFRKPRKEIAGKILEDYNV, from the coding sequence ATGTCCCTCGAGGAGCTCTATCGGTACCTAAACTGGCGGATGAATCCGGCAGACGAGAGGGCACGGGAGAGGTTTGAGAGAATAAGGGAGTTTTTTGAGTCAGTCTCTGATAAACTCCCAAAGGGAGGCAGAGTCCTGGACATCTGCGCTGGAACTGGAGTGGCAGGCGTTGCCCTTGCAAAAGCAACAGGTGCAAAGCTCCTAACGGTCCTCGACGCCAGGAAAGACGACCTTGAGCTCGCTAAGGAGTGGCTCAAAATCGCTGATATAAACCCCGAACTCAATCTCGTCCAGGGTGATGCGAGAGAGGTAGCGAAGCTCGTGGGCGAGCACGACGTTGCGGTCCTCTGGGGCTACACGATGCCGCACTTCGATCCCTTTGATGCCGTGAGGCTCTTCGCAAACGTTGCGTCCATCCTGAGTGGTGAGGGCGTTTTCATCATAGAGGACATGGACAGGGTCTACTGGATTCTCTACCGCGCTGGATACAAAAAGTTCCTCATCGAAGGGCGGAGGGAGAACTACACCATAGCCTCGATGCACGAGGGCTACGACTTCGTGAGGGGGACTTTTAAGAGGGGCTACTACATCCTTCCTGGATTCAAAAAGATAAGCGACGTTGACTTTCATTACTGGGACTTGGCCACTCAGCTTGCCATTGGCAGTGTTTTCTTCAAGGAAGCTGAATTGATCACTCAGGAGGAACACGAGAAAAAAGTTGGGGACATCCTGCTCTTCAGAAAGCCGAGAAAGGAAATAGCGGGGAAAATTCTTGAGGATTACAATGTGTAG
- a CDS encoding transcriptional regulator, producing the protein MGDVYERLEALLKSLGVKKTELRIYRLLLEKKRPMRVTEIVNELGISERSVREHVLSLYRKGMLRRELIQQGWLGYTYTAVSPHELLARIKQNILEKINEIEMELREAKN; encoded by the coding sequence ATGGGCGACGTCTACGAGAGGCTCGAAGCACTGCTTAAGTCGCTGGGAGTGAAGAAAACCGAGCTCAGGATATACAGGCTCCTCCTGGAGAAAAAGCGCCCGATGAGAGTAACCGAGATAGTCAACGAACTTGGAATAAGCGAGCGTTCAGTTAGAGAGCACGTTTTGAGCCTCTACAGGAAGGGAATGCTCCGGAGAGAGCTTATACAGCAGGGATGGCTCGGGTACACCTACACCGCCGTCTCTCCCCATGAGCTTCTCGCGAGGATAAAGCAGAACATCCTCGAAAAAATAAACGAAATTGAGATGGAGCTTAGGGAGGCTAAGAACTGA
- a CDS encoding metallophosphoesterase: MSLFSELQLLSLELETSRGKALVFADPHIGFELSRGLRIRTDFEEVLAQFVLESNPNLLIILGDLKEPLGLSFRLKEMLLRFFSPLKDTEVVITKGNHDGRIEEIARKFENVSVVEKFILDQKLFLHGHTKLPKGEFREVFLGHAHPAYTFKSGGVAKKVKVFVRAEKFLVLPTINPYIEGFDIREGLKLVPFLKDVSEVEIFLPEGVYVRKVKVY, from the coding sequence ATGTCTCTTTTTTCCGAACTTCAACTTCTTTCCCTTGAGCTTGAGACCTCCCGCGGGAAGGCCCTCGTTTTTGCCGACCCCCACATCGGCTTCGAGCTTTCGAGGGGACTCCGCATCAGGACTGATTTTGAGGAAGTTCTGGCCCAGTTCGTACTGGAGAGTAACCCTAACCTCCTCATAATCCTGGGAGACCTCAAAGAACCCCTGGGCCTAAGCTTCAGACTTAAAGAGATGCTCCTAAGGTTCTTCTCCCCACTAAAGGACACCGAAGTCGTAATCACCAAGGGCAACCACGACGGCAGAATCGAAGAGATAGCCAGAAAGTTCGAAAACGTTTCCGTTGTTGAGAAATTTATTCTCGACCAAAAACTCTTCCTCCACGGCCATACAAAATTGCCGAAAGGAGAGTTCCGGGAAGTCTTCCTCGGTCACGCTCATCCCGCATACACATTCAAGAGCGGAGGAGTTGCGAAAAAGGTCAAAGTCTTTGTCAGAGCCGAAAAATTCCTCGTCCTGCCGACCATCAACCCGTACATAGAGGGTTTTGACATACGGGAAGGTCTGAAGTTAGTTCCGTTCCTAAAAGATGTTTCTGAGGTAGAGATATTCCTTCCCGAAGGCGTTTACGTTAGAAAGGTAAAGGTTTATTAA
- a CDS encoding nitrilase, translating to MKVAYVQMEPVFLDPEANYSRAEKLIREAADQGAKLVVLPELFDTGYNFRSREEVEEVAGQIPDGPTTEFLVELAKELEVFIVAGTAEKDEKGNLYNSAVLVGPVGWGYIGKYRKIHLFNREKLFFRPGNLGFHVFNIGIAKVGVMICFDWFFPESARTLALKGADVIAHPSNLVMPYAPRAMPIRALENRVYTITANRIGEEFGLRFIGKSTIASPRAEVLAMGSEDKEEVGVVEIDLSLARDKRINEMNDIFKDRRPQYYTL from the coding sequence ATGAAGGTCGCCTACGTTCAGATGGAGCCGGTTTTTCTTGATCCCGAGGCCAACTACTCCAGGGCTGAGAAGCTGATACGGGAAGCCGCTGATCAGGGCGCCAAGCTCGTGGTTCTGCCAGAGCTGTTTGACACAGGCTACAACTTCAGGAGCAGGGAAGAAGTCGAAGAGGTAGCGGGCCAGATACCCGACGGCCCGACGACTGAGTTTCTGGTTGAACTCGCGAAAGAGCTTGAGGTGTTCATAGTTGCTGGAACGGCCGAGAAGGACGAGAAGGGCAACCTATACAACTCCGCCGTGCTTGTCGGCCCGGTTGGCTGGGGCTACATAGGGAAGTACCGGAAGATACATCTCTTCAACAGGGAGAAGCTCTTCTTCAGGCCCGGAAACCTCGGCTTCCACGTCTTCAACATCGGGATAGCGAAGGTCGGCGTGATGATATGCTTCGACTGGTTCTTCCCCGAGAGCGCGAGAACGCTCGCCCTCAAAGGTGCTGACGTCATAGCACACCCGAGCAACCTCGTGATGCCCTACGCCCCGAGGGCCATGCCGATAAGGGCCCTTGAGAACAGGGTCTACACGATAACGGCCAACAGGATTGGGGAGGAGTTTGGGCTGAGGTTCATAGGAAAGAGCACAATAGCCTCGCCGAGGGCGGAAGTCCTTGCAATGGGAAGTGAGGATAAAGAGGAAGTCGGGGTAGTAGAGATAGACCTATCGCTGGCGAGGGACAAGAGAATAAACGAAATGAACGACATCTTCAAGGACAGGAGACCGCAGTACTACACATTGTAA